One stretch of Xanthomonas sp. DAR 35659 DNA includes these proteins:
- a CDS encoding N-acetylmuramoyl-L-alanine amidase, translated as MPPTPPLPIHDAPLPYVERLQPRSLDAITLAVIHCTELPDLASARAYGERVLYPSGTGNSGHFYIDRDGSVHRYVPLQRVAHHVRGYNPQSLGIELVNRGRYPHWLDSRHQAMDEPYPPAQIQALIGLLRELQTQLPQLRHIAGHDALDRSDEPASDDPALRVQRKRDPGPRFPWPQVLAAVPLAPYVPPADARADG; from the coding sequence ATGCCGCCGACCCCGCCGTTGCCGATCCACGATGCACCCCTGCCCTATGTCGAACGGCTGCAGCCGCGTTCCCTGGACGCGATCACGCTGGCGGTGATCCACTGCACCGAACTGCCCGACCTGGCCAGCGCGCGCGCCTACGGCGAACGCGTGCTGTATCCGTCGGGCACCGGCAACAGCGGCCACTTCTACATCGACCGCGACGGCAGCGTGCACCGCTACGTGCCGCTGCAGCGGGTGGCGCACCACGTGCGCGGCTACAACCCGCAGTCGCTGGGCATCGAGCTGGTCAACCGCGGGCGCTATCCGCACTGGCTGGATTCGCGCCACCAGGCGATGGACGAACCCTATCCACCGGCGCAGATCCAGGCGCTGATCGGCCTGCTGCGGGAGTTGCAGACGCAGTTGCCGCAGTTGCGCCACATCGCCGGCCACGACGCGCTGGACCGCAGTGACGAACCGGCCAGCGACGATCCGGCGCTGCGGGTGCAGCGCAAGCGCGATCCCGGCCCGCGCTTTCCGTGGCCGCAGGTGCTGGCGGCGGTGCCGCTGGCGCCGTATGTGCCACCGGCGGATGCACGCGCTGACGGCTGA
- a CDS encoding MOSC domain-containing protein has product MTLNPESPLATLLATLPRAGRVDWIGLRPARDVAMLEVEQAVAHAGGGLFGDRYAGGNGKRGVTLIQAEHLPAIAALAGHATLAPALLRRNVVVSGIPLVALKGRRFRVGEVELEGLAPCDPCSRMEDALGPGGYNAMRGHGGLCARIVHGGTLRRGDAVVAL; this is encoded by the coding sequence ATGACGCTGAATCCCGAGAGTCCCCTGGCGACGCTGCTCGCCACCTTGCCGCGCGCCGGTCGCGTGGACTGGATCGGCCTGCGCCCGGCGCGCGACGTGGCGATGCTCGAGGTGGAGCAGGCCGTCGCGCATGCCGGCGGCGGCCTGTTCGGCGATCGCTATGCCGGCGGCAACGGCAAGCGCGGCGTGACCCTGATCCAGGCCGAACACCTGCCCGCGATCGCGGCGCTGGCCGGGCACGCGACGCTGGCGCCGGCGCTCCTGCGGCGCAACGTGGTCGTCTCCGGGATCCCGTTGGTCGCGCTGAAGGGGCGCCGCTTCCGCGTCGGCGAGGTCGAACTGGAAGGCCTCGCGCCCTGCGATCCATGCTCGCGCATGGAGGACGCGCTCGGCCCCGGCGGCTACAACGCGATGCGTGGCCATGGCGGCCTGTGCGCGCGCATCGTGCATGGCGGCACGCTGCGCCGCGGCGACGCGGTGGTGGCGCTGTGA
- a CDS encoding alpha/beta fold hydrolase, translated as MSRGHCILAHGFESGPDAIKVAALAEVAQRLGWSHERPDFTDLDARREVSQLGDVPARLQRLLALAQDAAQRGPVVLAGSSLGAYIAAQVSLHVPVRGLFLMVPPTRMGWMPALDAAPVPISVVHAWHDELIPAAEVIAWAQARAARLLLVDDTHRLGAHVETSARAFADLLETL; from the coding sequence GTGAGCCGCGGCCACTGCATCCTCGCCCACGGCTTCGAGAGCGGCCCGGACGCGATCAAGGTCGCGGCGCTGGCCGAGGTCGCCCAGCGCCTGGGCTGGAGCCACGAACGCCCGGATTTCACCGACCTGGACGCGCGCCGCGAGGTCAGCCAGCTCGGCGACGTGCCGGCGCGCCTGCAGCGTCTGCTGGCGTTGGCGCAGGACGCCGCGCAACGCGGGCCGGTGGTGCTGGCCGGTTCCAGCCTGGGCGCCTACATCGCCGCGCAGGTGTCGCTGCACGTGCCGGTGCGCGGCCTGTTCCTGATGGTGCCGCCGACGCGGATGGGCTGGATGCCGGCGCTGGACGCCGCGCCCGTGCCGATCTCGGTCGTGCACGCCTGGCACGACGAATTGATTCCCGCCGCGGAGGTCATCGCCTGGGCGCAGGCGCGTGCGGCGCGCTTGCTGCTGGTCGACGACACGCACCGGCTCGGCGCCCACGTCGAGACCTCGGCGCGGGCCTTCGCCGACTTGCTGGAGACGCTGTGA
- a CDS encoding GNAT family N-acetyltransferase, which produces MAMNLRAETVADHAAIEALTLVAFFRVAHSRHDEQQIIERLRADGALTLSLVIEHDGYVVGHVAVSPVRLSDGSRGWYGLGPLSVGPGHQRQGLGAQLVREALAQLQALGAAGCVVLGEPAYYARFGFRQEPGLTLPGAPTEAFQALTFGDRLPPMAEVEYHPAFLSAP; this is translated from the coding sequence ATGGCAATGAATCTGCGGGCCGAAACCGTGGCCGACCACGCCGCGATCGAAGCGCTGACCCTGGTCGCGTTCTTCCGCGTCGCGCACAGTCGCCACGACGAACAGCAGATCATCGAACGGCTGCGCGCGGACGGGGCGCTGACCCTGTCGCTGGTGATCGAGCACGACGGCTACGTGGTCGGCCACGTCGCGGTGTCGCCGGTGCGCCTGTCCGACGGCAGCCGCGGCTGGTATGGCCTGGGGCCGCTGTCGGTGGGCCCGGGCCACCAGCGCCAGGGCCTGGGCGCGCAACTGGTGCGCGAGGCGTTGGCGCAATTGCAGGCGCTGGGCGCGGCCGGCTGCGTGGTGCTGGGCGAACCGGCGTACTACGCGCGCTTCGGTTTCCGCCAGGAGCCGGGGCTGACCCTGCCGGGCGCGCCGACGGAAGCCTTCCAGGCGCTGACCTTCGGCGATCGCCTGCCGCCGATGGCCGAGGTGGAGTACCACCCGGCTTTCCTGTCCGCTCCCTGA